AACAAATTCATATTGCTAAACATGCTGCATCTAATAATTTTATAACGTAATAGTATATGCAATGTTGTTATGCAGAAGAACATGGAAACAAACAATCATCTTCTATCGCTCCCTAGAGAAACTCAATATACAAGAAACAAGATGTCACACACCTCTTCCTTCTCTTGCTCGAGGGTGATTCTGTTAGACTCGTCTATAGCAGCTAGCTCATCAAGCTGTATTTTGTGAATTTCTGGTACAAATGAAATAAGTGTTAACAAACCATACGATCCAAGTATGCCAAGACAGAATTGCAGATGCGATGATAATTACAGAGTTCAAATAAAATAGACAAAGATTGACACAGACCTTCAGTGTGAGACTGGATGAGCTTCTTCATATCCTCCTCTGCCTTACCAAGCAATTGAGTCGTTTGATTGTACTCGTACTCAAGCTCCTGCACATTCCTATCCATTGCCTCAACCCGTTTGTCTAGACTTTCTTCAAGTCTGCCAGTTTTACGGGCTTCTTCATTCTTAAGATCAACAATGGTTTTTAGATCACTGTACTTACGCAACCAGGAAGCAATAGGCGTGTACGATCTGTAATCATCCACTCTTGCAACCCAAGCAAACATCTCCGGCCCATGGTACTGCTGCCCCTTCCAGTGCCTTTTGCCGCATCCTCGTGCCTCAAAGTGATTTTCAAAGTCCATTGCATTTTTGAAACCACTCCAGTCTTTTGTGAACTCCACAATGGCACTCCTAGTATGGCCATTGTGTTTGTCCCACAAAGGAATAACCTTTCGTGCGCAAAATTGCGAGAGCTGATCCCTCAAGTGGTTTCCTTGTTCTCCGACGCAGCGCCCGTTCTTCCATTCGGTAGGCACGTTAACAAGAACACCCTTCCATGGCCAAGCGAACTGCTCATCGTCTTTGCATTCATGAGGTTGATCATGCTCCATAGCCATTTCCGGAGACTGGCTCAGAGCCACTAATTTTGCGGTCTCCTTCTGAAATAGTGTCCAACATAAAAAAGATGAGACATGGATGATGTACAAATAACATAACACTTTCGGTATTCAAAACTATGCTGGCCAGCATTATGGAGAACGATTCAAGAATAAATAAAATTAACTCCTACAGAAAAAAAACAAAGGATCGAGTCATAAAACCAACAGAACATTAAAAAAAACCTGAGCATATCTTCAGTGCTTATGTCGCTCGATGCAGAGTCCGCGCgttatcctccttttcgaaaaaaaaagaaaTCTTCAGTGCATATGACAATATCATCCATTAATCTCAGGTTTCTCATAAAACATAAAACGAGCATTGCTCAGAAGATGTGAGCGAAGGAAAACATGATCTATCAACAAACATACATATCAGTATCCAGTTAACATCTGCTACAAAGAAAGCTTATACGTTTAGGTGTTGAATTTTGTGGACCTACACGCACTGAAGATACGCTTAGGAAGGAGTAGATTTGGATTAGGTGTCGAACCATGGAATGGGGGCAAAATTCCCATAGTCTTTCAGGCCCTGCGCATCAAGATTTTGCATCGGATAAGAGCCAACATATTTCCTTTGGAACCAGAAGAGCAAATGCAGAGGACTCTGACTCTGAATGcatttccacaacaagttcgtccaTGTTTCATCTTTATATGTGTTTCTAGTTTTGTACTTTTTGTTTCATTTATATCATTCACGATTCTGAATGCAAATGATACAGCAAAGCATCATTTATCTTTGCAGCAGAAAACCCCCATTTATACTACGCCATCGGATCAAAGAACAGAGAAACAGAGAAACCCCCATCAAGTGAGTATGTAAAAGATCTCTTTCAGAGAATCGTAGTAAAAAACAGAGAAACAGAGAAATGAACTAATGCATCGGATCAAGTGATGATGGATTATTCAAGAAAAATGATGGGGTTTGCCCCTGGTTCAAATGCCCCAATCTGGGCTTCGAGATTCAACTGAGCGATGAGCCATACACTTACCTGCTCCTGCAGCCGCCGCCGATGAGGATGTTGACCGGCTGATCGGGCCGAATCACCGCCGCGGCTCCTCCGCCGCCCTAATCCCAACCTGACGTGTCTAACCCGCCGGCCGCCGTCGCCCCCAGCAAGAAAGTGTGCACCCTTTTTCAAGTACATACAGGAGGGGTAGAAATTAAGTGGACGCAGGGACTTCGAGTCAGTAACCGAAGCACTTAATGCTGCTCTGAGTAGGAGACGCTCTCGATGAGAACGCAAGTCTCTTGGGAGAATGCAGCTTGCTTTCTCCATTCACACTGTGTATTACTCgtattttatttttttagatctTTAATTTATCGATTACTATACAGTATATTACAGAAATTATAATAATTCACACAGAACAATATTTCATTCTGCCTCATAAAAAATTGGGTCGCACCTGCCTCCACCCgagtcgccccgtgtggcggcccgGAGGCTCCCAGATCCCGTAGCCCGGcctccccttctcctcctcctcctcctcctccctcgccgccgcccgaggGCGAAGCCTTGCcgttgccggcggcggcggggactcggGGCCCTCCCGCCCGTGAGGGGCTGGCGCGGGCCGGCGCCCCCGGGCCGGTGCGTGGTGTTCGGCCGGACGTCACGGCAGGGGATGGCGGCGCTCCGGCGATTCCATACCTCCACGGCAGGCGGCTTCAAGGTCTTGGGCGTCGCGGTCGttagggacggcggcggcggcgcggccggatcaGGGCCCAGGCGTGGGCTTGGTCTCCCGGTCGCGGTCGGCGCGATGGCGAGTGCGGCACGTCGGCAGCTCGGCGGATATGCGGATTCCATCCTTGTTTGGTCCTTGACAGCGCGGGcaactccgggggaaaccctagatctccatgGGAGCGAGCAATGGCGGCGCTTTTGCGTCGTAGTCCCTCTTCAGGACATCATTTTGGAATTTGCTCCGGTTGAAGGGACCAGCGACGCCAACGGCGCACGCCCGGTGGCGCAAGTGTCGATGAAAATCGCGCCGACTATGGTCATGAGGGACGATGGCGACGTCTTTGATGTCGTTTCCTTatcgaggcatcgtcgttgcagtttgcgtcatcaggctcgggatgctctgggggaaaccctagatctgggtctcccGGATCGGACGATGATGACGTTCTCTGTATCGCTTTCCCTCCTGGGgtcatcgttttggagcaagtgatgGATGGAGGTGGGAATAGGAGGAGCGGTGTTACATCTACCGCAAGGCCGGCGGCGGATCACGGCGGCATGGCGCTGCGGAGTTTCGGCGATGGGCGCGCATGGATGGACACGCGCAGGATGGTGGcggttgtctggcgtcgtggtggcgtcgacggcaggcctGGCAAGGTTAATGCAGCAGTACAACACTGGAGATGGATTGGtgacaggtggctgcggcggccttatACCCAGcatgcgtcctggttgaggagtgcgccggactggtgggtgcccatacccggcaggcgtcctagtTGCGACCTCAGgttttagatgttaggtttggctgcgaggtttgtttggtattaggcccagactatcagcattccttcatcaactggatagaagTAGCAATAGATATTGCATAGATGGTGGCTTTTGTCTTACTATTGTATGACTTtataaggtcttgtgtgaataattaataaagtggctgcgtgcatcttccagatgcagaggccagggatcCTCCTCCTTTCCTAAAAAAACAATATTTTATGTTGCCATCAATTTCTTTTTATTCCGACATCAATTTTTTACCAATAATGTATCATTTATACCCCTGCCAAAAAACAAAACCAAACCGAAAATGGTGGAACCAAGCCTAAGTGCAACCCCAACGTGTTGATCCGAATGGACGCGCATTtcgtttctttttttgtttgtttgggttGCCGGTGCGTCGTCCGCCCCCTTCTGCGTTCGGGTCGGCCGAGCACCCAACGTGCAGATGCATTTTCATCCTCGCGGCTGGCCTGTCGTTTTTTTTTTCAAACATAATACCAACATCTTAcatagtttcacaaccaaataaatATATCATAGTTTATAAGCCAGACAGGGCCGGGGGCACGCGGCGAGGTGCTACTGGCCGGATGACAGTGGTGGTGCGGTgaggtggtggcggtggcagcGGCGTTGGTGCGGGAAGGTATGTGGGTACGGGCGGCTGTCCTGGGCACCGAAactgggcggtggcggcggcaacgaCGTGGTGGGGCGGCCGGATGTGCTGGTTGTTGATGGGAGTAAGAGAATGGCATATGTGCCACCGACTAGCGAGCCAGGGGAAGGAGTAGGCGGCTGTCGCGCATGTCTGTTTTGTGTGCATGCTGATGCAACGAGACCCAAATTTGGGCCTGAAATGGGCCGTCTGGCGAACAAAAAGTAGACGcgcgttcttttttcttttattaggTCGACACGTTGGGTCGACTTTTATGTTTGTTTCGATCCAAACAAACACGCACGGACGAAATGGATCAGCGTGTTATTAGAGTTGCTCTCTGACCGCCACTGCATAGCCGCACCCCGCCTCCGAGCCGACCAATTCCAGCCACCGACTGTGGCCGGTCAACCAAGTGCCTTTGCCACCCTACtggcccaacttgtttgggactataggctttgttgttgttgttgttgttgttgttgttgttgttgttgttgttgttgttgttgtatcaaATCATATCAATCCAACGGCCTagcctgcttcaatgtcgagctcgcaacacgtttagcgtgcagttaatttcatgcaaaatatagtgctaatcacataataacacgcaaataatatcctacttaatattcgcatgcacttaatatactttcaaattaacgtgcattgcacgtacacattgactagtatatTAAGAAAGTGATCCCCCAGCCAAAAACAAAACCAAATAGAAAACGATGACCCCAagcctaagagcaactccaacgcaccGATCCAACCGGACGCGCATTTTATCCGTTTTTTGTTCATTTAGGGCGGCCGGATGTGCTGGTTGTCAATGGGAGGAGGAGAATGATCTATGTGCCACCGACTGGCAGGCCAGGGAAAGAAGTAGGCGGGTGTCATGCACTCGTGTCCGCGCCGATGCAACGAGACCCAAATTTAGGCCCAGAATGGATCGTCTGGTGGACGAAAAGAGGGCGTGCATTCGTTTGGGTCGACGCGTTGGACCTACTTTTGCGTCCGTTTCAACCCAAACAAACACGTACGGATAAAATGGATTAGTGCGTAGGAGTTGCTCTAACCGCCACCTCGTGAGACTTTACCGCCACTCCACAACCACACCCTACCTCCAAGTCGACCAACCCCAGCCATCGACTATGGCCAGTCAACCGAGCGTCCTTGCCACCCTACTGGCCTATCACGCCCTTTGGCTATGTCTACCGGGACCGTTGTGACCATGGCCGAGCTCGGCATGCCGCAACCCCGTCCCTTTGATTTCGGCCATGCCCTGGCCATCACCATTGTCACGCCGACTGATGATTTTGCAAGTGCACAGGGCTATTTGTAGCATTTCCGTCATAAGTGAAGTGTCAAACTCCCAGGGAGCAAATAGGAAGGAATTAGTACAACTTACCCGGCAACTCCACTATCACTCACGTAGTTACGTACGCACCCAAGCCGTAGTTTGAAAATAGCCTACTTAGTAAATTGCTAGGAACACAAATAAAATGATAGTGTTTATCTAAACTACAAAcaagaaatagaaaacaaaaaaattaaagaaaCTAAACTAAGGGAAACTGTGCTTGAGTAGTAAACGTTCTCGAGAGAATTAGAGTCATCACCACAAGTATGACACTGACAACACATGATAGACATGGCTCTTTAATTGTATCACTAAGCCACTTATATATGATCTCGTGTGGGTGGAGCCAATAAAGTATGTATCCCCACTCCAGTTATCACCCACACTCGTGCCACCACCGTGCTTCCCCACTCCGGTTATCACAACTCATAGTTTAGGTTAGATCTTTTTAGTCCTTGCACGTGCGGGCTCGGGCGGATGATGACATTtcttctttgagtttgtcttcTGGACTCCGATCCTCTTAGAGTTCGTCCAGCTAGACGTACTCGACGAAGCTCTGGCGTAGGCTCCTACCGTCTCCTTGCGGTCATGATGTTAGGGTTTCCCGACTTGCGTGTGCGATGGCGAGATTTGATGTCAGTTGCTTTAATTAAATATATTTAAGGGTTCAATGATGATGACTGCGGCTCTAGGACATTAGTCCTTAGGGACAAGTTCACTTCCCAACTGTCATCGACAAAGTCAGGCTAGCTTGATGTGCTGTACGTGGGTCGTTATGGCAGCGGTGGTCGGTCATTTAGAGACCTCGATGTAATGCTTTGTACTTCTGATGAACTTGTATAATAGATCTAGATCTTTACTAAAAAAAAGCACTTGACTTCATATATTTGTGATTCTTTTTAGTTGTGCAATGTAGAGGCGGAAGGTATCCTCCCATCCGCATTCGTTTGAAACATCCTAATTATATGCACGAAAATTAAAATAACGATTTTTTTCCATCTGCCATCAAAATAACCCATAAAGTAAATTACCCATCCCGCCATCCGGAAGTGAAAAAAAATATATTCTTTGTTAATTGTTTCTCTGAAGTTTTTCGTCTATGACGAAATTGCCTGTAAAGTTGAAGTAAATTTCCCACCCGTCAcccgtaaaaatgaaaaaaaataacaaATGTTCCTTTGAATTATTCGTACATCATAGGGCCCTTCAGTTTTTCATCCATCATGAGGCTAACCTTATCATAGGGCCCTTCAGTTTTTCATCCATCATGAGGCTAACCTTCTCGTTTTCTTCTCATACACACATCAAGGATGTACTTAGAAAAATAAACGCATAATGGATCAAGTCCAACATTGATTCATTGTCAGCATGTTAGAATGCACGTGTCTTACGATTCGCACGGGTTGATGCACAAATATTCAAATACGTGAAGTGCGGATATTTGAAACTTGATTTAAGGACCACGATTATTATTCCGTTGCAACCCACGACCTCTTTTGCTAGTGAAAGGCCAAAACATATTATATCTCAATTATTCCCAACAATCCAGCTTGTGCGTAGGATCCTAAGACTATTTTTCAAACCGTTGGTTTGAGCTAACGCACAAtcttcatcggcctcatcatctcgTTGTCTTCATGATCCAAAATCTGCATACCAAATGAAACGAACAAGTTGATAAAGACAGTGCTTGACAGACAACCTAGATGAATTGAGCAATGGTTTCTGCTTGATGCTTACATGGCAATGGTAGACGTAGCCGGGGCCGGCGGTGACGTCGAAGGGGAAGCGACCGCTCTTCCCTGACGCCGCCGTCGCTGACGACTCCTCCAGCGGCTTGAACCGCACGAGCAGCGTGGCCACTGTGCTGGGGCGCACCTTGAACACGTTCTTCCATCCACGCTCCTGCCGTGGCACGACGTGCCTCCGCCCTCCGGCGAGGTGCCGCTGCATCCCGCACGCGAGCGCGTCGTTCCGGCCGCCCGCTCCGCCGCTCGCGCTCCCTCTCATGCACTCCCTGAACTCGTCCACGCGCCGGAGCGACCTCTGCTTCAGCACGGTGAAGACCGCCAGGTGCACGTGCAGCGGGTGGTTGTCGTTGGTGAGGTTGATCACCTCCCACAGCTCCGACGTGCCCTCCCGCGGCGTCTCCGTCACCGGGTCCGTGTACGCTAAGCCGTTCAGGTACAAGTGCGTGGGCTCGTCGGTGCCGTTCTTGGTGTACTCGTACATGGCGATGTGCCTGGTCACCACCGCCTCCCGCGCGTCCGGCTTTGGGTACTGCGGCATCAGCGTCGCCGGCACGGTCGACGTGTCGTGCTCTGGTTTACTCGCGACCACGAACTTCATCACCGCCACCGTGTCCGCCTTCTCGCCCGGGTCGCCGGGGTACGGCGCCGGCGCGTCGGACCGCAGGATCACCGCGTCGTGCTTGGCCCCGACGAAGTCGACGACGACGTCCGCCATCTCCGACGGCGCCAGCAGGAACCCCTCCGTGGGCACCGGCCGGGCGAGGTACACGGAGTCGGAGCCGACGTGCACGAAGCGAAGGCCGCCGGAGAGCGAGAGGCGGAAGAAGCGCGCGTTGCTGGCGTTGAGGATGCGGAAGCGGTACCGCCGGCGCTGCACGCGGAGGAACGGCCACGCCTTGCCGTTGGCGACGACGACGGCACCGAAGTACTCGGGCTGCCACTGCGGGTGCACGTCGGGGTTGTTGCCCGTGGCGTTCATGAAGAGTGCGCCGTCGCTCCTGAAGTCGCGGTCGAAGAGGACGAGGTtccggtcgaactcggcgccggagGGGAGGCCGAGGGGCGCCTCCGCGGCCGGGTCGGACACACGGTACGCGCCGAGGAGGCCGGCGAGGATGTTGACGCGGGTGAGGCCCATGGCGTGGTCGTGGTACCAGAGGTTACCGGGAGGCTGCTGGTTCGGGTACTCGTACGCCGGCGAGGAGAAGTGAGAACCCGTGCCGGCGAAGCCGGAGGTGAACCAGGCCATGGAGTGGCCGTCGGAGGTGGACTGCTGCACGCCGCCGTGGAGGTGGGCGACGGTGGGGACGCCGGTGGCGTTGCCGAGCCGCGCGGCGGCGAGCGTTCGGTCCCACGGGAGGATGTGGCGCGACGGGAGATGGTTGGTCCACGTCACCCGCGTGGGCACCCCCTTCATGGCCACGATGGTCGGACCCGGCACGGTGGCCGTCTCCTTGCTCGCGCCGTAGGCGAACACTCGCGTCGCCGGTAAGTCACGGTGGAATTTCTGTCcacaaacagaaaaataaaacgCAATTTATACACATTCATATGTCAATACAAAAAAACTACTGTTCAAGTCTAAAATCCAACTGAAATATTTGGGACCACACTGAAATATCCAAAAAGAGATAATTTTGAAGGAAGTTCGAGTTTGCTGTTTCGGCCATCTTGTTTTTTCCGGTAATTCTTTTGGATTTCAAATATAACAAAAATAACTTAATTTTAACAAGTGCTAAGCTAATTTAAATCTGTCTGAAACTTCTTACAATCTTGCCTGAAATTGTGAGGTTACAAATATTTTGATACCCACGGAAATTTCTTGGTATTCTACTGCATCAGCTAGGAACACACAAAAATTGGTAAGAGATTGGTCGATTTTATGCCGAATTTTATGGGGGAAATGACGGCGTTCCAAGTACGGCGCGTCCATGCTGGGAGATGAGCAAATCAGACTGGTGCTGATGCTGACTCCAACTAGTGTGACGATGCTTATGCTGCCTAGAAAATCCACATGAAGCTGTTGAATGGGTCCCCATGAAAGCTCTAAATTATTGTCCGCCATTTGCTCTCATTCAAGTGATATACTAGTTCTTTTGGCCAAAATGAAAACCGAAATCACCCAAGTTTAATGATTTCAGATATGGCTAAAAAAAATTATACTGAATAGggctgattttttttttgaaaccgaAATTCAAAACAATAATCTTAGACACGTACGAATTTTGCCTGAATTAAAAAAAAAATCTTTCTGACTGTCCAAGGTCAGAGTTTAACTGCGCGAACTTTTATTCATTCTACATCAGCTTGGACGCTTGATcgaattttttttcttcagaattttATGGGGAAATGGAAGTAGCATAGAATTGACTGTTCGGCCTTTGTCTTTCACAGCATGAATGGAAGAGAGCCCCCCTCCAATTCCATTGACAATGCAGAGTGCTATTGCTTTCTCTTTCTCTTTGATGCAAACATGTGCTACTACTGATGGTGGTAGTAGTGGATTTATATCTTGTAATCACCAGATAAGCTTAACAACAAAACTAGTGTGGTTTTTGGTACAGAGCCGAGAAAAGACATGGTGTTTTGTTCCTTTGTTATTCTGGCGGCTCTGAAATTAGTGGGCAGGGTTGTTGCCAGTGGGATGTTCTCTGGGGACTTCAGTGTTCAAGATGATTAGGCGCATAAACTTTAGATTAAAGAACTGCAAGTCCTAGTTAATTTAGATTTAAAGAAATAGGAGTATATCTGAAGGAAAGCATTATAGTCTCTCCACGAAGGACAGGTGAGACGGAACGGAAAGATCAATTTCTGAAATGAAGATAACAAGCCAACACTGAACAATGAACAGTCGCTTCAACCAACAGTCGGCGTCACCACGCGTGCGCCGTCGTCAGGCGCAACCGAATCCAACGAGCGCCGCCCAGCGCAGTGGATGAGAACAGAGAGGCAAGCAGAGAAGAGAAAGGCAAGATTGCACACGCACGTACCCACATGGTGTCGTACATGCCGACGGTGAGCTCGCCGGTGACGAGCCTGCCGCCCTCCGCCACGCCGTACCCGCGCAGCACGGGCATGTCCGGCAGCTCGTCCACGAACTTCTCCAGCCTCCCCGCGTCCAGCAGGCGGACGCCCCACCTCCCCTCCTCGCCCTCGCCGTCGGCCAGCGCCACCGCCGCGAGCAGCAGCAGGCACGCGCCAAGAAACCTCCTCTCCACCATTGCCGCGACGCGGTCGACAGCGCCGCTTCGGTCCCCTTGGATTTCTCcggcgagagagagagatgggggttCCACTGAGGCTGGCTGTTGACAGCTCGGCCTTGTGTTTGTCCGCTGGGTTTTGGCTGGGTTCTTTTGGCTGGGTTTTGGCTCGGGAAGAATATCTTGGGCCTCGGGAGCCGAATTTATTGGTGTGGAATTTGTAATTTCCTTTCTTTGCAGAACCAGAATGACGTGGCCTTCTGTTCTCCCTTGGAAATGATCATGATTTTTATGGGTTGCTTGTTTTGAAGCATGGAAAAAGTAGTAGCTTTGACTGATCGATTCCATTTGGGTTCTCTTTCTTTGGTATCGGTTCAATGGGAATGGATTGATGCCTCGTTTCTCTTCCA
The Triticum dicoccoides isolate Atlit2015 ecotype Zavitan chromosome 3A, WEW_v2.0, whole genome shotgun sequence genome window above contains:
- the LOC119266820 gene encoding multicopper oxidase LPR1 homolog 2-like; this encodes MVERRFLGACLLLLAAVALADGEGEEGRWGVRLLDAGRLEKFVDELPDMPVLRGYGVAEGGRLVTGELTVGMYDTMWKFHRDLPATRVFAYGASKETATVPGPTIVAMKGVPTRVTWTNHLPSRHILPWDRTLAAARLGNATGVPTVAHLHGGVQQSTSDGHSMAWFTSGFAGTGSHFSSPAYEYPNQQPPGNLWYHDHAMGLTRVNILAGLLGAYRVSDPAAEAPLGLPSGAEFDRNLVLFDRDFRSDGALFMNATGNNPDVHPQWQPEYFGAVVVANGKAWPFLRVQRRRYRFRILNASNARFFRLSLSGGLRFVHVGSDSVYLARPVPTEGFLLAPSEMADVVVDFVGAKHDAVILRSDAPAPYPGDPGEKADTVAVMKFVVASKPEHDTSTVPATLMPQYPKPDAREAVVTRHIAMYEYTKNGTDEPTHLYLNGLAYTDPVTETPREGTSELWEVINLTNDNHPLHVHLAVFTVLKQRSLRRVDEFRECMRGSASGGAGGRNDALACGMQRHLAGGRRHVVPRQERGWKNVFKVRPSTVATLLVRFKPLEESSATAASGKSGRFPFDVTAGPGYVYHCHILDHEDNEMMRPMKIVR